The following coding sequences lie in one Bos taurus isolate L1 Dominette 01449 registration number 42190680 breed Hereford chromosome 28, ARS-UCD2.0, whole genome shotgun sequence genomic window:
- the RHOU gene encoding rho-related GTP-binding protein RhoU, with the protein MPPQQGDPAFPGRCEAPPVPPRRERGVRGPGAPGGRGRAGGPEGHGVKCVLVGDGAVGKTSLVVSYTTNGYPTEYIPTAFDNFSAVVSVDGRPVKLQLCDTAGQDEFDKLRPLCYTNADIFLLCFSVVGPSSFQNVSEKWVPEIRCHCPKAPIILVGTQSDLREDVKVLIELDKCKEKPVPEEAARLCAEEIKATSYIECSALTQKNLKEVFDAAIVAGIQYSDSQQQPKKSKSRTPDKMKTLSKSWWKKYCCFV; encoded by the exons ATGCCCCCGCAGCAGGGGGACCCCGCGTTCCCGGGCCGCTGCGAGGCGCCGCCCGTGCCGCCCCGCCGGGAGCGCGGGGTCCGTGGGCCCGGGGCGCCGGGGGGCCGGGGGCGCGCGGGCGGCCCCGAGGGGCACGGCGTCAAGTGCGTGCTGGTCGGCGACGGCGCCGTGGGCAAGACCAGCTTGGTGGTGAGCTACACCACCAACGGCTACCCCACCGAGTACATCCCCACCGCCTTCGACAACTTCTCGG CTGTGGTTTCCGTGGATGGGCGGCCCGTGAAACTCCAGCTCTGTGACACTGCAGGACAG GATGAGTTTGACAAGCTCCGGCCTCTGTGCTACACCAATGCCGACATCTTCCTCCTGTGCTTCAGTGTTGTGGGtccctcctccttccagaacgTCAGTGAGAAGTGGGTGCCAGAGATTCGGTGCCACTGTCCCAAAGCCCCCATCATCCTCGTGGGGACACAGTCGGACCTCAGAGAAGACGTCAAAGTCCTCATCGAGCTGGACAAATGCAAAGAGAAGCCGGTACCCGAGGAGGCGGCCAGGTTGTGTGCCGAGGAGATCAAAGCCACCTCTTACATTGAGTGCTCGGCCTTGACTCAGAAGAACCTCAAAGAGGTCTTTGATGCAGCCATTGTAGCCGGCATTCAGTATTCGGACTCCCAGCAGCAGCCAAAGAAGTCCAAGAGCAGGACTCCCGACAAGATGAAGACCTTATCCAAGTCCTGGTGGAAGAAGTACTGCTGTTTCGTATGA